From a region of the Oryza sativa Japonica Group chromosome 6, ASM3414082v1 genome:
- the LOC4340049 gene encoding probable ribosome-binding factor A, chloroplastic, which yields MFTCRPLVSPPLPRRLAVASPLAPARPPPSSASSLRVVRCMAKERRVRMVAKQIQRELADMLTRDPVLQRAVLPEAALGADQYLSSLTTIADVELSNDLQVCKVYVSVFGDERGKKVAIAGLKAKTKYVRSQIGKRMKLRLTPEIRFIEDESMERGSRILAILDKLKEEREQQEGNEEEEDGEGANLSEEEEGDWDADEPDEEDIIYVK from the exons ATGTTCACCTGCCGGCCGCTGGTGTCCCCTCCGCTGCCGcggcgcctcgccgtcgcgtcccCTCTGGCGCCCGCGCGGCCGCCtccctcgtcggcgtcgtcgctgCGCGTGGTGCGGTGCATGGCGAAGGAGCGGCGGGTGCGGATGGTGGCGAAGCAGATCCAGCGGGAGCTCGCGGACATGCTCACCCGCGACCCCGTCCTCCAGCGCGCCGTCCTCCCCGAGGCCGCGCTCGGCGCCGACCAGTACCTCTCCTCCCTCACCACCATCGCCGACGTCGAGCTCTCCAACGACCTCCAG GTGTGCAAGGTGTATGTCTCCGTGTTTGGGGACGAGAGGGGGAAGAAGGTGGCCATTGCTGGGCTCAAGGCTAAGACTAAGTACGTCAGGAGCCAAATAGGCAAGCGGATGAAGCTGCGCCTCACGCCTGAGATACGGTTCATCGAGGATGAGTCCATGGAGCGGGGAAGCAGG ATTCTTGCTATACTGGACAAATTAAAGGAGGAAAGGGAGCAACAAGAAGGAaatgaagaagaggaagatggagaaggTGCAAATCtatcagaagaagaagaaggtgacTGGGATGCAGATGAGCCAGATGAGGAGGACATCATATATGTAAAATAA
- the LOC4340048 gene encoding uncharacterized protein encodes MAKERKRRQPADAPPPGDDDEGRDHRREKKPRKERPDPVLPSQIKNKDKRKEVHAKLKREKKAQKRKLARERGQAAQRAVELGEQPPEKLVPRTIENTREPDETVCRPDDQELFAGNDADEFNAVLKQQTTPKVLITTCRFNSGRGPAFIEELMQVIPNSCYVKRGTYELKKIVEYANNRDFTSLVVVHTNRREPDALLIINLPAGPTAHFKLSKLILRKDIKNHGNPTSHKPELVLNNFTTRLGHRVGRMIQSLFPQEPNFRGRRVVTFHNQRDYIFFRHHRYIFEMKENKIASKDKKAKTSESKSQPEKQVICRLQECGPRFTLKLLTLQHGTFDTKNGEYEWVHKPDMDTSRRRFFL; translated from the exons atggcgaaggAGAGGAAGCGGAGGCAGCccgccgacgcgccgccgccgggggacgacgacgaggggagGGACCACCGGAGGGAGAAGAAGCCGAGGAAGGAGAGGCCCGACCCGGTGCTGCCGTCGCAGATCAAGAACAAGGACAAGCGCAAGGAGGTGCACGCGAAGCTCAAGCGCGAGAAGAAGGCCCAGAAGCGCAAGCTCGCCCGCGAGCGCGGCCAGGCCGCGCagcgcgccgtcgagctcggcGAGCAG CCGCCGGAGAAGCTGGTGCCGCGGACGATCGAGAACACCAGGGAACCTGACGAGACCGTGTGCCGGCCCGACGACCAAGAG CTGTTTGCAGGGAATGATGCTGATGAATTCAATGCAGTTCTGAAGCAGCAAACAACTCCAAAAGTGTTGATTACCACATGTCGCTTCAATTCAGGC AGGGGACCTGCCTTTATTGAGGAGTTAATGCAAGTGATACCCAATTCGTGTTATGTTAAAAGAGGAACTTATGAACTCAAGAAA ATTGTGGAATATGCAAATAACAGAGATTTCACTTCACTTGTTGTTGTCCACACAAACCGAAGGGAACCTG ATGCTCTACTGATCATCAATTTACCTGCTGGTCCTACTGCACATTTTAAACTATCTAAACTTATTCTGCGGAAGGACATAAAG AACCACGGCAACCCCACAAGTCATAAGCCAGAGTTAGTGTTGAACAATTTCACTACGCGCCTTGGTCATCGTGTTGGAAG GATGATACAATCTCTTTTCCCTCAAGAACCCAATTTCCGTGGTCGGCGAGTTGTGACCTTCCATAATCAGAGAGACTATATTTTTTTCCGTCATCACAG GTACATCTTTGAgatgaaagaaaacaaaattgcTTCAAAGGACAAGAAAGCTAAGACTTCTGAAAGCAAAAGCCAACCTGAGAAGCAAGTAATTTGTCGCCTCCAG GAATGTGGTCCTCGCTTCACCCTCAAGCTGCTCACCTTACAACATGGGACCTTTGACACAAAAAATGGGGAGTATGAATGGGTTCACAAG CCGGACATGGACACGAGCAGAAGAAGATTTTTCTTGTAA